Proteins encoded by one window of Arabidopsis thaliana chromosome 2, partial sequence:
- a CDS encoding F-box and associated interaction domains-containing protein (F-box and associated interaction domains-containing protein; CONTAINS InterPro DOMAIN/s: F-box domain, cyclin-like (InterPro:IPR001810), F-box domain, Skp2-like (InterPro:IPR022364), F-box associated domain, type 3 (InterPro:IPR013187), F-box associated interaction domain (InterPro:IPR017451); BEST Arabidopsis thaliana protein match is: F-box and associated interaction domains-containing protein (TAIR:AT2G40910.1); Has 35333 Blast hits to 34131 proteins in 2444 species: Archae - 798; Bacteria - 22429; Metazoa - 974; Fungi - 991; Plants - 531; Viruses - 0; Other Eukaryotes - 9610 (source: NCBI BLink).), with product MGFSFLLATVQKERMKRRSRTRSRSRRRAKQDPKTWVARYIPQDLLIEILTRLPPKSVMRFKCVSKFWSSLLSSRYFCNRFLIVPSQPQPSLYMCLLDRYNYSKSLILSSAPSTSPYSFVFDQDLTIRKMGGFFLRILRGFIFFTRNLKARIYNPTTRQLVILPTIKESDIIAGPPYNILYFICHDPVNDRYKLLCTVSYASDNDLQNLKSELWIFVLEAGGSWKRVANEFPHHVPSHLDLNMNGVLYFLAWTDPHTCMLVSFDVRSEEFNTMQVPRNAGDTLPRQEKGVVNRVW from the coding sequence ATGGGATTTTCCTTTCTCCTTGCCACGGTACAAAAGGAGAGAATGAAGAGGAGGTCGAGAACAAGAAGTAGAAGTAGACGAAGAGCGAAGCAAGATCCGAAAACTTGGGTCGCAAGATATATCCCTCAGGATCTACTGATCGAGATTCTGACGAGATTACCTCCGAAGTCAGTGATGAGATTCAAGTGTGTCTCAAAGTTTTGGTCATCTCTCTTGTCCTCCAGATATTTTTGCAACCGTTTTCTCATCGTCCCATCTCAACCTCAACCTAGTCTTTACATGTGCCTATTGGATCGATACAACTACTCTAAGTCTCTCATCTTATCATCTGCTCCAAGCACGTCTCCGTATTCCTTTGTATTCGACCAAGATCTAACCATCCGTAAGATGGGAGGTTTCTTCTTGCGGATTCTTCGTGgcttcatttttttcactAGAAATTTAAAGGCGCGTATCTATAACCCCACCACTAGACAACTTGTGATCTTACCTACCATAAAAGAATCTGATATCATAGCAGGACCTCCTTATAACATCCTCTATTTTATCTGCCATGACCCTGTTAATGATCGGTACAAACTACTCTGCACAGTTAGTTATGCATCAGACAATGATTTGCAAAATTTAAAGTCAGAGCTTTGGATTTTCGTACTAGAAGCAGGGGGTTCGTGGAAAAGGGTTGCAAATGAGTTTCCTCATCATGTTCCTTCACATCttgatttgaatatgaatggagttttgtattttttggcTTGGACTGATCCACATACTTGTATGCTTGTTAGTTTCGACGTTAGGTCTGAAGAGTTCAATACGATGCAAGTACCACGCAATGCTGGAGACACACTACCTAGACAAGAGAAGGGTGTAGTTAATAGAGTATGGTGA
- a CDS encoding Aquaporin-like superfamily protein (Aquaporin-like superfamily protein; FUNCTIONS IN: water channel activity, transporter activity; INVOLVED IN: transport; LOCATED IN: membrane; CONTAINS InterPro DOMAIN/s: Major intrinsic protein (InterPro:IPR000425); Has 833 Blast hits to 833 proteins in 126 species: Archae - 0; Bacteria - 0; Metazoa - 0; Fungi - 0; Plants - 833; Viruses - 0; Other Eukaryotes - 0 (source: NCBI BLink).), which produces MVHLATIPITGTGINPAKSFGIARYNLVKFPRLAWDPRLANPPPTTRLELLPSSPAPFPPTPSQE; this is translated from the exons ATGGTCCATTTGGCTACTATCCCCATAACTGGAACTGGAATTAATCCAGCTAAAAGCTTTGGTATTGct AGATACAATCTGGTGAAGTTTCCTCGTTTGGCATGGGACCCTCGACTGGCGAACCCTCCCCCG ACGACTCGTCTCGAGCTTCTGCCGTCGTCTCCTGCGCCTTTTCCGCCAACACCGTCTCAAGAGTAG
- the PIP2;8 gene encoding plasma membrane intrinsic protein 2;8 (plasma membrane intrinsic protein 2;8 (PIP2;8); FUNCTIONS IN: water channel activity; INVOLVED IN: transport, transmembrane transport; LOCATED IN: membrane; EXPRESSED IN: root, flower, cultured cell, leaf; CONTAINS InterPro DOMAIN/s: Major intrinsic protein, conserved site (InterPro:IPR022357), Aquaporin (InterPro:IPR012269), Major intrinsic protein (InterPro:IPR000425); BEST Arabidopsis thaliana protein match is: plasma membrane intrinsic protein 3 (TAIR:AT4G35100.2); Has 11009 Blast hits to 10999 proteins in 2241 species: Archae - 81; Bacteria - 5232; Metazoa - 1475; Fungi - 457; Plants - 2523; Viruses - 2; Other Eukaryotes - 1239 (source: NCBI BLink).), with amino-acid sequence MSKEVSEEGRHGKDYVDPPPAPLLDMAELKLWSFYRAIIAEFIATLLFLYVTVATVIGHKNQTGPCGGVGLLGIAWAFGGMIFVLVYCTAGISGGHINPAVTFGLFLARKVSLPRAVAYMVAQCLGAICGVGLVKAFMMTPYKRLGGGANTVADGYSTGTALGAEIIGTFVLVYTVFSATDPKRSARDSHVPVLAPLPIGFAVFMVHLATIPITGTGINPARSFGAAVIYNNEKAWDDHWIFWVGPFVGALAAAAYHQYILRAAAIKALASFRSNPTN; translated from the exons atgtcaaaagaaGTGAGTGAAGAAGGAAGACATGGCAAAGACTACGTGGATCCACCTCCAGCTCCACTTCTAGACATGGCTGAGCTTAAGCTCTGGTCTTTTTACAGAGCTATCATCGCAGAGTTCATCGCcactctcctcttcctctatGTAACCGTAGCTACAGTCATTGGCCACAAGAACCAAACCGGTCCTTGTGGCGGTGTTGGTTTACTCGGCATTGCGTGGGCCTTTGGTGGCATGATCTTTGTCCTCGTCTATTGCACCGCCGGTATCTCCG GAGGTCACATTAACCCAGCTGTGACATTTGGTCTGTTCTTGGCTCGTAAAGTGTCGCTCCCTAGAGCAGTTGCTTACATGGTGGCTCAGTGTCTTGGAGCCATTTGTGGAGTTGGACTCGTTAAGGCCTTTATGATGACTCCATATAAACGTCTCGGAGGCGGAGCTAACACCGTAGCTGATGGTTATAGCACCGGAACTGCTCTTGGTGCTGAGATTATTGGCACATTTGTCTTGGTTTACACTGTCTTCTCCGCCACTGACCCCAAAAGAAGTGCCCGTGACTCTCACGTCCCG gTTTTGGCTCCGTTACCTATAGGGTTTGCTGTGTTCATGGTGCATTTGGCTACTATCCCCATAACTGGAACTGGGATTAATCCAGCCAGAAGCTTTGGTGCTGCTGTTATCTACAACAATGAGAAAGCTTGGGACGACCAT tgGATCTTTTGGGTTGGACCATTCGTGGGAGCATTAGCAGCAGCAGCATACCATCAATATATCTTGAGAGCTGCAGCAATCAAAGCTTTGGCTTCATTCCGCAGCAACCCAACCAATTGA
- a CDS encoding GCIP-interacting family protein, with the protein MVSERRVHPDCINASNPYHECVEYCFKKIAEAKARFEKQNTGLAKVHEQTREPLDDKRIEEDSSEEEEEEEDNQEPQVDVTQLTGRQKKLFELRLKMNEARKSNQTDVGSEKKKMEAPTETKGISKQKWLEGRKKKIGKLLDANGLDMTQAYMLDTQEAAESKYKKWEKEPTPAGWDVFNQKTLYNAYKKRTKNIQVDLEEYNRMRAADPEFYREASSLQYGKAPKTSQDKIDKMAKELLDREQKRQEFSRRRKFREEKDIDSINDRNEHFNKKIERAFGKYTLEIKNNLERGTALPD; encoded by the exons ATGGTTAGTGAGAGAAGAGTGCATCCGGATTGTATAAACGCTTCAAATCCTTATCACGAGTGTGTCGAGTATTGCTTTAAGAAAATCGCTGAAGCAAAGGCCAGATTCGAGAAGCAGAACACtg GATTAGCTAAAGTTCACGAGCAGACGAGGGAGCCGCTCGATGATAAAAGAATAGAGGAAGATagttcagaagaagaagaggaggaagaggataACCAAGAACCTCAAGTAGATGTAACTCAACTTACAGGGAGACAAAAGAAGTTGTTTGAGTTGAGACTTAAGATG AATGAAGCAAGAAAATCCAATCAGACGGATGTCGGgagtgaaaagaagaaaatggaagcaCCAACAGAGACAAAAGGAATCTCAAAACAGAAATGGTTGGAGGggaggaagaaaaagattggGAAACTTCTTGATGCTAATGGTTTAGATATGACACAGGCTTATATGCTCGATACTCAAGAAGCAGCtgaatcaaaatacaaaaaatggGAAAAGGAACCTACGCCTGCGGGTTGGGATG TCTTTAACCAGAAGACGTTATACAACGCATACAAGAAACGGACAAAGAACATTCAGGTTGATCTGGAGGAGTATAACAGAATGAGAGCAGCTGATCCAGAGTTTTACCGTGAGGCCTCAAGCTTGCAATATGGAAAG GCTCCAAAAACTTCGCAAGATAAGATAGATAAGATGGCAAAAGAGCTCTTAGACAGAGAGCAAAAGCGACAAGAGTTTAGCAGGAGGAGGAAGTTCCGGGAAGAGAAGGATATCGATTCCATCAACGACAGAAACGAGCatttcaacaagaaaatcGAGCGTGCGTTTGGGAAATACACGCTGGAGATCAAAAACAACTTGGAACGAGGAACTGCATTACCCGACTAA
- a CDS encoding Disease resistance protein (TIR-NBS-LRR class) family (Disease resistance protein (TIR-NBS-LRR class) family; FUNCTIONS IN: transmembrane receptor activity, nucleoside-triphosphatase activity, nucleotide binding, ATP binding; INVOLVED IN: signal transduction, apoptosis, defense response, innate immune response; LOCATED IN: intrinsic to membrane; CONTAINS InterPro DOMAIN/s: ATPase, AAA+ type, core (InterPro:IPR003593), NB-ARC (InterPro:IPR002182), Toll-Interleukin receptor (InterPro:IPR000157), Disease resistance protein (InterPro:IPR000767); BEST Arabidopsis thaliana protein match is: Disease resistance protein (TIR-NBS-LRR class) family (TAIR:AT1G64070.1); Has 20392 Blast hits to 15740 proteins in 660 species: Archae - 17; Bacteria - 1396; Metazoa - 2110; Fungi - 75; Plants - 16264; Viruses - 0; Other Eukaryotes - 530 (source: NCBI BLink).), giving the protein MASSSSSRTWNYRVFASFHGPDVRKSFLSHFRKQFICNGITMFDDQKIVRSQTIAPSLTQGIRESKISIVILSKNYASSTWCLNELLEILKCREDIGQIVMTVFYGVDPSDVRKQTGEFGTVFNKTCARRTEKERRNWSQALNVVGNIAGEHFLNWDNEAEMIEKIARDVSEKLNMTPSSDFDGMVGIEAHLKEMEVLLDFDYDGVKIVGIFGPAGIGKTTIARALHSLLLFKKFQLTCFVDNLRGSYPIGIDEYGLKLRLQEHLLSKILNQDGMRISHLGAVKERLCDMKVLIILDDVNDVKQLEALANDTTWFGPGSRVIVTTENKEILQRHGIDNMYHVGFPSDEKAMEILCGYAFKQSSPRPGFNYLAQKVTWLCGNLPLGLRVVGSSLRGKKEDEWKSVIRRLDTIIDRDIEDVLRVGYESLHENEQSLFLHIAVFFNCKDVDLVKAMLADDNLDIAHGLKILVNKSLIYISTTGEIRMHKLLQQVGRQAINRQEPWKRLILTNAQEICYVLENDKGTGVVSGISFDTSGISEVILSNRALRRMSNLRFLSVYKTRHDGNNIMHIPEDMKFPPRLRLLHWEAYPSKSLPLGFCLENLVELNMKDSQLEKLWEGTQLLTNLKKMDLSRSVHLKELPDLSNATNLERLELCDCRALVELPKSIGNLHKLENLVMANCISLEVIPTHINLASLEHITMTGCSRLKTFPDFSTNIERLLLIGTSVEEVPASIRHWSSLSDFCIKNNEDLKSLTYFPEKVELLDLSYTDIEKIPDCIKGFHGLKSLDVAGCRKLTSLPELPMSLGLLVALDCESLEIITYPLNTPSARLNFTNCFKLGEESRRLIIQRCATQFLDGYACLPGRVMPDEFNQRTSGNNSLNIRLSSASFKFKACVVISPNQQQHSWEHTDIRCIVGSYNKVICVEHPNESTRIQTEHLCIFHGSVSEVSSNEALFEFCIDASNQFDNFKILECGVRILTNEPERSSKKTVSRGLRSHAKILKACLHKRKQKKMIGYLLKEEFGLPRDNRIIEVDEDNNNDHTVSLDSASDNVEGKEKPIDCWSWLCICFDLSNIVRNMGKLVLGKETTESIDGGVLHEYSTRKDDDVTMG; this is encoded by the exons atggcttcttcttcatcgtctcgCACCTGGAATTACCGAGTCTTTGCGAGCTTCCACGGACCAGACGTCCGTAAAAGCTTTCTGAGTCATTTTCGCAAACAGTTCATCTGCAATGGGATTACAATGTTCGATGATCAAAAGATCGTGAGAAGTCAAACCATCGCTCCTTCACTCACGCAAGGGATTAGAGAATCGAAGATCTCGATCGTCATTCTCTCCAAGAACTATGCTTCTTCTACTTGGTGTTTGAATGAGCTCCTGGAGATTTTGAAGTGCAGGGAAGATATTGGGCAAATTGTGATGACTGTATTCTACGGAGTAGATCCATCTGATGTCCGCAAACAAACCGGTGAATTTGGAACagttttcaataaaacttGTGCTCGtagaacagagaaagagaggcgAAATTGGAGCCAAGCTTTGAATGTTGTGGGAAACATAGCCGGAGAACACTTCCTTAACTG gGACAATGAAGCGGAGATGATCGAGAAAATTGCAAGAGATGTATCGGAAAAACTGAATATGACACCGTCTAGTGATTTTGATGGCATGGTTGGGATTGAAGCTCATTTGAAGGAGATGGAGGTTTTGCTAGACTTTGATTATGATGGAGTTAAGATTGTTGGAATCTTTGGTCCTGCAGGTATTGGTAAGACAACTATTGCGAGAGCTTTGCATAGTCTACTACTCTTTAAGAAGTTTCAGCttacttgttttgttgataacCTTAGAGGAAGCTATCCCATTGGTATTGATGAGTATGGTTTGAAGTTGCGTTTACAAGAACACCTtctttcaaagattttgaaCCAAGATGGTATGAGGATAAGCCATTTAGGTGCGGTAAAAGAGAGGTTATGCGACATGAAAGTGCTTATCATTCTTGATGATGTGAATGATGTGAAGCAATTAGAGGCTTTGGCTAATGACACTACTTGGTTTGGTCCTGGAAGTAGGGTTATTGTGAcaacagaaaacaaagagattttGCAGCGGCATGGTATCGATAATATGTACCATGTGGGCTTTCCTTCTGACGAAAAAGCTATGGAGATCTTATGTGGATATGCTTTTAAACAAAGCTCTCCACGTCCTGGTTTTAACTATCTTGCACAAAAGGTAACATGGCTTTGTGGTAACCTTCCTTTGGGTCTACGTGTGGTTGGTTCATCTTTACGTGGGAAGAAGGAGGACGAATGGAAATCTGTGATACGAAGGCTAGACACTATTATTGATAGAGATATCGAAGACGTACTAAGAGTTGGCTACGAAAGTTTACATGAGAATGAGcaatctctgtttctccacATTGCAGTCTTCTTCAACTGCAAAGATGTTGATCTTGTGAAAGCCATGCTTGCTGACGATAACTTGGATATCGCACACGGGTTGAAAATCTTGGTAAACAAatctctcatatatatatctaccaCTGGGGAAATAAGAATGCACAAGTTGCTACAACAAGTGGGCAGACAAGCCATTAACAGACAAGAGCCTTGGAAACGCTTGATCTTAACTAATGCTCAAGAGATTTGTTATGTCCTTGAAAATGATAAA GGTACTGGAGTTGTGTCTGGCATATCATTTGATACATCAGGAATTAGCGAAGTGATTTTAAGCAATAGAGCTCTTAGAAGAATGTCTAATCTCCGATTCCTAAGTGTTTACAAGACAAGACATGATGGGAATAATATAATGCATATACCTGAGGACATGAAGTTTCCACCTCGCCTAAGGTTACTACATTGGGAAGCATATCCGAGCAAGAGTCTTCCTCTTGGATTTTGCCTGGAAAATCTTGTCGAACTCAATATGAAAGATAGCCAGCTCGAAAAGCTCTGGGAAGGAACTCAG CTGTTGACAAATCTTAAGAAGATGGATTTGTCAAGATCAGTTCATTTGAAGGAACTCCCAGATCTTTCAAATGCTACAAACCTGGAGAGACTGGAACTATGTGATTGCAGGGCTTTGGTAGAGCTTCCAAAGTCTATTGGGAATCTTCATAAACTAGAGAACTTAGTGATGGCTAACTGCATAAGTCTAGAAGTCATACCAACTCACATCAACTTGGCATCTCTTGAGCATATCACCATGACTGGATGCTCACGACTGAAAACATTTCCAGATTTTTCTACAAACATTGAGAGACTCCTTCTAATCGGCACATCGGTAGAAGAAGTGCCTGCATCAATCAGGCATTGGTCTTCTCTTTCggatttttgtataaaaaacaatgaagatCTTAAGAGCTTAACATATTTTCCAGAGAAGGTAGAGCTGCTAGATCTAAGCTATACTGATATTGAGAAGATTCCAGATTGCATCAAAGGTTTTCATGGGCTAAAGTCTCTTGATGTAGCCGGCTGCAGAAAACTCACATCATTGCCTGAGCTCCCTATGTCACTCGGACTCTTAGTGGCTTTAGATTGTGAATCACTGGAGATAATAACATACCCTTTAAACACTCCAAGTGCGCGACTCAATTTCACCAACTGCTTCAAACTTGGTGAAGAATCAAGGAGACTAATCATCCAACGATGCGCGACTCAGTTTCTTGACGGGTATGCATGCTTACCGGGAAGAGTAATGCCTGATGAGTTCAACCAAAGAACTAGCGGTAATAATTCCTTGAACATTCGTCTTTCTTCTGCATCCTTCAAGTTTAAAGCATGCGTCGTGATTTCACCTAACCAGCAACAACACTCATGGGAACACACTGATATACGGTGTATCGTAGGCAGTTACAATAAAGTTATTTGCGTAGAACACCCAAATGAATCGACCAGAATTCAAACCGAACATTTGTGTATATTTCATGGTAGCGTGTCTGAAGTTAGCAGCAACGAGGCATTGTTTGAATTCTGCATCGATGCCTCGAATCAATTTGATAACTTCAAGATTCTCGAATGTGGTGTACGAATCTTGACTAATGAACCGGAGAGAAGCAGCAAGAAGACCGTCTCTAGGGGGCTCAGGTCCCAtgccaaaattttgaaagctTGCTTACATAaaaggaaacagaaaaaaatgattggtTATTTACTAAAAGAGGAATTTGGTTTGCCAAGGGATAACAGGATTATTGAAGTCGATGAGGACAACAACAATGATCATACAGTGAGCTTGGACTCGGCATCAGACAATGTTGAAGGAAAGGAGAAACCTATAGATTGTTGGAGTTGGCTCTGCATCTGCTTTGATCTATCCAATATTGTGAGGAACATGGGAAAGCTTGTGTTGGGTAAGGAAACGACAGAATCCATAGATGGAGGAGTTCTTCACGAATACAGCACTAGGAAAGATGATGACGTGACCATGGGCTAA
- a CDS encoding Disease resistance protein (TIR-NBS-LRR class) family, with amino-acid sequence MRISHLGAVKERLCDMKVLIILDDVNDVKQLEALANDTTWFGPGSRVIVTTENKEILQRHGIDNMYHVGFPSDEKAMEILCGYAFKQSSPRPGFNYLAQKVTWLCGNLPLGLRVVGSSLRGKKEDEWKSVIRRLDTIIDRDIEDVLRVGYESLHENEQSLFLHIAVFFNCKDVDLVKAMLADDNLDIAHGLKILVNKSLIYISTTGEIRMHKLLQQVGRQAINRQEPWKRLILTNAQEICYVLENDKGTGVVSGISFDTSGISEVILSNRALRRMSNLRFLSVYKTRHDGNNIMHIPEDMKFPPRLRLLHWEAYPSKSLPLGFCLENLVELNMKDSQLEKLWEGTQLLTNLKKMDLSRSVHLKELPDLSNATNLERLELCDCRALVELPKSIGNLHKLENLVMANCISLEVIPTHINLASLEHITMTGCSRLKTFPDFSTNIERLLLIGTSVEEVPASIRHWSSLSDFCIKNNEDLKSLTYFPEKVELLDLSYTDIEKIPDCIKGFHGLKSLDVAGCRKLTSLPELPMSLGLLVALDCESLEIITYPLNTPSARLNFTNCFKLGEESRRLIIQRCATQFLDGYACLPGRVMPDEFNQRTSGNNSLNIRLSSASFKFKACVVISPNQQQHSWEHTDIRCIVGSYNKVICVEHPNESTRIQTEHLCIFHGSVSEVSSNEALFEFCIDASNQFDNFKILECGVRILTNEPERSSKKTVSRGLRSHAKILKACLHKRKQKKMIGYLLKEEFGLPRDNRIIEVDEDNNNDHTVSLDSASDNVEGKEKPIDCWSWLCICFDLSNIVRNMGKLVLGKETTESIDGGVLHEYSTRKDDDVTMG; translated from the exons ATGAGGATAAGCCATTTAGGTGCGGTAAAAGAGAGGTTATGCGACATGAAAGTGCTTATCATTCTTGATGATGTGAATGATGTGAAGCAATTAGAGGCTTTGGCTAATGACACTACTTGGTTTGGTCCTGGAAGTAGGGTTATTGTGAcaacagaaaacaaagagattttGCAGCGGCATGGTATCGATAATATGTACCATGTGGGCTTTCCTTCTGACGAAAAAGCTATGGAGATCTTATGTGGATATGCTTTTAAACAAAGCTCTCCACGTCCTGGTTTTAACTATCTTGCACAAAAGGTAACATGGCTTTGTGGTAACCTTCCTTTGGGTCTACGTGTGGTTGGTTCATCTTTACGTGGGAAGAAGGAGGACGAATGGAAATCTGTGATACGAAGGCTAGACACTATTATTGATAGAGATATCGAAGACGTACTAAGAGTTGGCTACGAAAGTTTACATGAGAATGAGcaatctctgtttctccacATTGCAGTCTTCTTCAACTGCAAAGATGTTGATCTTGTGAAAGCCATGCTTGCTGACGATAACTTGGATATCGCACACGGGTTGAAAATCTTGGTAAACAAatctctcatatatatatctaccaCTGGGGAAATAAGAATGCACAAGTTGCTACAACAAGTGGGCAGACAAGCCATTAACAGACAAGAGCCTTGGAAACGCTTGATCTTAACTAATGCTCAAGAGATTTGTTATGTCCTTGAAAATGATAAA GGTACTGGAGTTGTGTCTGGCATATCATTTGATACATCAGGAATTAGCGAAGTGATTTTAAGCAATAGAGCTCTTAGAAGAATGTCTAATCTCCGATTCCTAAGTGTTTACAAGACAAGACATGATGGGAATAATATAATGCATATACCTGAGGACATGAAGTTTCCACCTCGCCTAAGGTTACTACATTGGGAAGCATATCCGAGCAAGAGTCTTCCTCTTGGATTTTGCCTGGAAAATCTTGTCGAACTCAATATGAAAGATAGCCAGCTCGAAAAGCTCTGGGAAGGAACTCAG CTGTTGACAAATCTTAAGAAGATGGATTTGTCAAGATCAGTTCATTTGAAGGAACTCCCAGATCTTTCAAATGCTACAAACCTGGAGAGACTGGAACTATGTGATTGCAGGGCTTTGGTAGAGCTTCCAAAGTCTATTGGGAATCTTCATAAACTAGAGAACTTAGTGATGGCTAACTGCATAAGTCTAGAAGTCATACCAACTCACATCAACTTGGCATCTCTTGAGCATATCACCATGACTGGATGCTCACGACTGAAAACATTTCCAGATTTTTCTACAAACATTGAGAGACTCCTTCTAATCGGCACATCGGTAGAAGAAGTGCCTGCATCAATCAGGCATTGGTCTTCTCTTTCggatttttgtataaaaaacaatgaagatCTTAAGAGCTTAACATATTTTCCAGAGAAGGTAGAGCTGCTAGATCTAAGCTATACTGATATTGAGAAGATTCCAGATTGCATCAAAGGTTTTCATGGGCTAAAGTCTCTTGATGTAGCCGGCTGCAGAAAACTCACATCATTGCCTGAGCTCCCTATGTCACTCGGACTCTTAGTGGCTTTAGATTGTGAATCACTGGAGATAATAACATACCCTTTAAACACTCCAAGTGCGCGACTCAATTTCACCAACTGCTTCAAACTTGGTGAAGAATCAAGGAGACTAATCATCCAACGATGCGCGACTCAGTTTCTTGACGGGTATGCATGCTTACCGGGAAGAGTAATGCCTGATGAGTTCAACCAAAGAACTAGCGGTAATAATTCCTTGAACATTCGTCTTTCTTCTGCATCCTTCAAGTTTAAAGCATGCGTCGTGATTTCACCTAACCAGCAACAACACTCATGGGAACACACTGATATACGGTGTATCGTAGGCAGTTACAATAAAGTTATTTGCGTAGAACACCCAAATGAATCGACCAGAATTCAAACCGAACATTTGTGTATATTTCATGGTAGCGTGTCTGAAGTTAGCAGCAACGAGGCATTGTTTGAATTCTGCATCGATGCCTCGAATCAATTTGATAACTTCAAGATTCTCGAATGTGGTGTACGAATCTTGACTAATGAACCGGAGAGAAGCAGCAAGAAGACCGTCTCTAGGGGGCTCAGGTCCCAtgccaaaattttgaaagctTGCTTACATAaaaggaaacagaaaaaaatgattggtTATTTACTAAAAGAGGAATTTGGTTTGCCAAGGGATAACAGGATTATTGAAGTCGATGAGGACAACAACAATGATCATACAGTGAGCTTGGACTCGGCATCAGACAATGTTGAAGGAAAGGAGAAACCTATAGATTGTTGGAGTTGGCTCTGCATCTGCTTTGATCTATCCAATATTGTGAGGAACATGGGAAAGCTTGTGTTGGGTAAGGAAACGACAGAATCCATAGATGGAGGAGTTCTTCACGAATACAGCACTAGGAAAGATGATGACGTGACCATGGGCTAA